The following coding sequences are from one Bacteroidia bacterium window:
- a CDS encoding GWxTD domain-containing protein: MKKYVKIIVSCIVLICCGNISLAKELLFYADIARFQSPEGKTYLEVHLSIGGSTVYYNPLANGKFKTSVEVIYLISQQGETQNIVWGDKFLLTNENIIDTTTSVESRFFMDTRRVKLAPGNYQLTIELTDNFAPGKRDYKATRNFSIAQDTISQPVFSDLLWVNSFFPTGSKSTQYTRGNIDILPFVTNGAFLDMDSLKFYIELYTKDIEEPYYYAISILQAANSARIENFTRKTRPQKPQKVNQLIQAFNIKELPSQYYILEVEAVTNDGRTLATKRTRFYVYRSADNQTLPDFSQKYDQLYAHPEESLNVYLQALRFISTPTEINFVNSLQTFSQKKNYFVHFWQKRHQANTPEGYEWKDYLAKIKYANEHFKSALRPGYQTDRGRVLLTYGAPNDIQSFPSQTDKYPYQIWSYNKLGVQSNVIFVFYDRDLTTNEYVQLHSTKFGEFTNPNWRSQLLFQTNGSMGGYDMENYNNNPNLKDHFNDDQIFINNRDNPR, translated from the coding sequence GTGAAAAAATACGTTAAAATAATAGTTTCCTGCATTGTATTAATCTGTTGCGGGAATATTTCTCTTGCAAAAGAACTGCTTTTTTATGCAGATATTGCACGCTTTCAAAGCCCCGAAGGAAAAACCTATCTGGAGGTTCATCTATCAATTGGAGGCTCTACGGTCTATTATAATCCGCTGGCAAATGGAAAGTTTAAAACTTCGGTAGAAGTTATCTATCTGATTTCCCAACAAGGTGAAACCCAGAATATTGTATGGGGAGATAAATTTTTATTAACAAACGAAAACATTATAGACACAACAACTTCGGTTGAATCTCGCTTTTTTATGGATACCCGTCGGGTAAAATTAGCTCCCGGAAATTATCAACTGACTATAGAACTTACAGATAACTTTGCCCCCGGCAAACGGGACTATAAAGCCACCCGAAATTTCTCTATTGCACAAGATACTATTTCCCAACCCGTTTTTAGCGACTTATTGTGGGTAAACTCTTTCTTCCCAACCGGAAGTAAATCAACTCAATATACACGCGGAAATATTGACATCCTACCCTTTGTAACTAACGGAGCTTTCTTGGATATGGATTCACTGAAGTTTTATATTGAACTATATACCAAAGATATTGAAGAGCCTTATTATTATGCTATTTCCATTTTACAGGCTGCTAACTCTGCCCGCATAGAAAATTTTACCCGAAAAACACGCCCACAAAAACCCCAAAAAGTAAATCAATTAATCCAAGCATTTAACATCAAAGAACTACCCTCACAATATTATATCCTTGAAGTAGAAGCTGTTACTAATGATGGAAGGACTTTGGCGACCAAACGAACCCGTTTTTATGTATATCGTAGTGCAGATAATCAGACTTTACCGGATTTTTCTCAAAAATATGACCAGCTTTATGCACATCCGGAAGAATCTCTCAATGTTTACTTACAAGCATTACGTTTTATATCAACTCCCACAGAAATTAATTTCGTGAATTCCCTTCAAACATTTAGCCAGAAAAAAAATTACTTTGTTCATTTTTGGCAAAAAAGACATCAGGCTAATACACCCGAAGGTTATGAATGGAAAGATTATTTAGCCAAAATTAAATATGCAAATGAGCATTTTAAATCTGCCCTAAGGCCCGGCTACCAGACAGATAGAGGTAGAGTATTGCTTACCTATGGAGCACCAAATGACATTCAATCTTTTCCCAGCCAAACAGATAAATATCCGTACCAAATCTGGTCATATAATAAACTGGGCGTTCAAAGTAATGTAATCTTTGTTTTTTATGACCGCGACTTAACCACCAACGAATATGTACAACTACATTCTACCAAATTCGGGGAATTTACCAACCCCAATTGGCGAAGCCAGTTATTATTCCAAACCAATGGTTCAATGGGAGGGTATGATATGGAAAACTATAACAACAACCCTAACCTAAAAGACCACTTTAACGACGACCAAATCTTCATCAAT
- a CDS encoding 4-hydroxy-3-methylbut-2-enyl diphosphate reductase, giving the protein MKAVTVDPNSGFCFGVVYAIQMAEDWLDENGSLYCLGDIVHNEIEVQRLQQKGLKIISHEELAQLRDTAVLIRAHGEPPETYQTAMKNNIMLIDASCPVVLKLQNRVRNAYNDEEQVVIYGKNGHAEVNGLVGQTNGKAIVIAGEEGLDQLDYDKPISLFSQTTKSTSNFYRLKSLIEERAKNSFKANDTICRQVSNREPHLKVFAKQYDTVIFVSGKKSSNGKVLYEVCKQENPNTYFISSPEELNPEWLKNSYNVGICGATSTPMWLMEDVKTAIQQILENTKP; this is encoded by the coding sequence ATGAAAGCAGTAACTGTTGACCCCAATTCTGGCTTTTGCTTTGGGGTTGTTTATGCTATCCAGATGGCAGAAGATTGGTTAGACGAAAACGGATCCCTATATTGCTTGGGAGACATTGTTCATAATGAAATTGAGGTACAACGCCTTCAGCAAAAAGGATTAAAAATCATCTCCCACGAGGAGCTTGCCCAACTAAGAGATACGGCAGTGCTCATCCGCGCACATGGAGAACCACCAGAAACATATCAAACTGCAATGAAAAACAACATTATGCTCATAGATGCTTCCTGCCCCGTTGTGCTAAAACTACAAAACAGAGTGCGTAATGCCTATAATGATGAAGAACAGGTTGTAATTTATGGTAAAAATGGACACGCAGAAGTAAATGGGCTCGTTGGCCAAACAAACGGAAAAGCCATCGTAATAGCAGGTGAAGAAGGCTTAGATCAACTTGACTATGATAAACCTATATCACTATTCAGCCAAACGACCAAAAGCACTTCCAATTTTTACCGACTAAAATCCCTGATTGAAGAGCGAGCAAAAAACTCCTTTAAAGCTAACGATACAATATGCAGACAAGTTTCCAATCGAGAACCTCACCTAAAAGTGTTTGCAAAACAATATGATACAGTAATTTTTGTATCAGGCAAAAAAAGCTCAAATGGTAAAGTCCTCTACGAAGTGTGTAAGCAAGAAAACCCAAATACCTATTTTATATCTTCTCCCGAAGAATTAAATCCAGAATGGCTAAAAAATAGCTATAATGTAGGAATTTGCGGTGCCACTTCAACCCCTATGTGGCTCATGGAAGATGTAAAAACAGCTATTCAGCAGATTTTAGAAAATACTAAGCCTTAG
- a CDS encoding PQQ-binding-like beta-propeller repeat protein, whose translation MITLPDLRYSIYFLIVVFFPNYIFGQVVWKAHFGTLYTQSSPRCIDLTQDGVLDVVIGLSEGNNVGGRVQAYEGKTGSLIWDCNLDASIFGSAVFWDITGDGIPDVFIGGRSTTFAAINGKTGEVIWKFDVKAKPKKRKFSTNWKMFYNAQLVPDQNNDLVPDLLVTNGGQEDSAAFSKSRPTGYIMILSGKTGQILGYHPNPDFAETYCSPVYAYNNGEHEVYWGTGGETHPGALWRTTLKNILEGKPENAQRIINHARKGFVSPPVFVDLNKDNVLDIVATALGGVCYAIDGKTQKELWSKDFGKVETYSIPAPGLYFDSTRTDLFFNYGRGSFVEGFQHHIQTVLNGTTGEILFQDSIDAVIISSPVTANIFQHPFHTVFLKYNLRDTDVPANHGIKMYCFNGKNPYSEVLDLPTGGAGHFSTLWVGDLDGDKNLDILSAMRLDSWYLIRLEVAYKLKNPPTWGAYHGSLYDGVYREKIR comes from the coding sequence ATGATAACTTTACCCGATCTTCGGTATTCTATTTACTTTTTAATAGTTGTATTTTTTCCAAACTATATTTTTGGTCAAGTTGTATGGAAGGCTCATTTTGGGACTTTATACACACAATCCTCTCCAAGATGTATAGATCTGACCCAAGATGGAGTTTTAGATGTTGTCATTGGTTTAAGCGAAGGCAATAATGTAGGTGGCAGAGTTCAGGCTTATGAAGGTAAAACCGGCTCTTTAATTTGGGATTGTAATTTAGATGCAAGTATTTTTGGGTCTGCTGTTTTTTGGGATATTACGGGAGACGGTATTCCAGATGTTTTTATAGGCGGGCGCAGCACAACTTTTGCCGCTATTAACGGCAAAACCGGAGAAGTAATCTGGAAGTTCGATGTAAAAGCAAAACCCAAAAAACGTAAGTTTTCAACCAACTGGAAAATGTTTTACAATGCTCAATTAGTGCCAGACCAAAACAATGACTTAGTGCCTGATTTGTTGGTTACTAACGGCGGGCAGGAAGATTCCGCTGCGTTTAGCAAGAGCCGCCCTACGGGTTATATCATGATACTAAGCGGCAAAACAGGCCAAATTTTGGGATACCACCCTAATCCTGACTTTGCAGAAACCTATTGCTCACCGGTTTATGCCTATAATAATGGCGAACATGAAGTTTACTGGGGAACCGGCGGCGAAACCCACCCGGGAGCACTTTGGCGCACAACCTTGAAAAATATATTAGAAGGAAAACCCGAAAATGCCCAAAGAATTATCAATCACGCCCGAAAAGGCTTCGTTTCCCCGCCCGTATTCGTTGACCTAAATAAAGACAATGTACTCGACATCGTAGCTACCGCCTTAGGCGGCGTTTGCTATGCCATTGACGGAAAAACACAAAAAGAACTCTGGTCAAAAGACTTTGGCAAGGTAGAAACATATTCCATCCCCGCACCCGGCCTCTATTTTGATTCTACCCGCACAGACCTCTTCTTTAACTACGGAAGAGGCTCTTTTGTGGAAGGATTTCAACACCATATACAAACTGTTTTGAATGGAACTACCGGCGAAATATTATTTCAAGATTCCATTGACGCAGTGATTATATCTTCCCCCGTTACAGCTAATATTTTTCAGCATCCGTTCCATACCGTCTTTTTGAAATATAACTTACGCGACACAGACGTACCGGCTAATCACGGAATAAAAATGTATTGTTTTAACGGAAAAAACCCTTATTCAGAAGTTCTTGATTTACCCACAGGTGGAGCCGGACACTTTTCTACACTCTGGGTGGGAGATTTAGACGGAGATAAAAATTTAGACATCCTCTCTGCAATGCGGCTTGATAGCTGGTATTTAATACGTCTGGAAGTTGCCTATAAATTAAAAAATCCTCCCACTTGGGGAGCTTACCATGGTTCACTATATGATGGCGTTTATCGTGAAAAAATACGTTAA